aataattgaataaaaggtGCTTTGTTGTTAGGATAGGCAGGACTTCTagaacccaaaaactaagaataaCAAGTGCCTCATTACCTAAAATAGAATCATTTAGAACAAACATAACAGATTATGTATGTTGAGAAGGACAGAACTGGATAACTAAGATTTTCAAATGTATGTCATGATCAATACAATCTTTTGTTCGTAGATTTGATATGGAACTTTTTCCTAGATATGTCTCAAGCAAATCGGACAGTATCAGAAGAAATAATAAGGCCATTGTTTATATGGAGACTAACCTTTAGATTTGTATCCCAACTTCCTGTACACAAGGCACTTCCATCAGCTGACAAACCCAAACAAGTTATCCGGCCCTCGTGTGAGTTCTGCAAAGATCCCAAGTTCAAAACAGCCTGCCACgaaatacaaaattaatcaGGGTCAATGGATGCAATATCATGGCCCACCTCAAATCTTCCACAACTTATACACATGCACAGAACTACTCAGCAAAAAAGGCCGCATGCAACAAAAGCATAATGTTCaagcttttctttcttaaagGTTAAAAAATTGAGAGTTCTGATAATTCATATGACACAAATTGGAAAAACAATAGCCACCAACAAAGTGGAGGAACTCCAGTGCCACTCTTTACATAAGTTTgttttcgggttttttttttctatcatgagCATAGCAAGGCTTTAGACCTATGCTGAGTAAAGGCACTTGCAAATGGGTATCTAATGCAAAACCTATGAAACCTCATAACTCAGTGGTAGTGATGCACAACCAGATGACATTAGAGAAACATTCAAATTATGAAACAGAAGCCAAAGTTGGGATTAGAAAATGCCCCCACCGAGTTCAGATTCCCATAAATAGTATTAAATAACTTGATCAATGCAAGCAAATCCAATTCCTCGAAAGATGTTTTGATCGTACCATAATGAACTTAATTCAAAGTGCAAAAGGGTACCTCTGCCAATAAAGTGTCCCAAACATAACAGTCACCATTTGAGTATCCCGCAAAGAGGAGTCTTCCTGATATTGAAAATGCAATGGAGGTTACATGTGGGATCTCAGTATCACCATGCTGGTGATAGTAAACTTGGAGCTGGTGCCCAGTCCTGATATCAAATAACCTGCAAGTACCATCATCCGAGCCTGTTCCAAATCTATTACCATCAGGAAAGAACTTTACAGCATTGACATCTCCTTCATGCCCATGAAATGTGCGCACTGCTCTACTTGCAACTCGGGTGTCCCATAACCGGGCAGTTGAATCACAGGAACCAGATACAAACATTCTAGAGTTTGATCCATTAATTGAGACACTGCAGGATACAAATCAGTATCACAGAGGTCAAAATTCAAAAGTGCTAATTGCTCCCTGACaaaggagaaaatcataaaatttgaatataataatgtaATGCTATGAGTGATTTAAAggacaaaaagaaaacatctaTTCTATAAGGTTCGATTGTCACAGGATGCACCATATATAAATGTCGACATATAGTAAATATAGGGATGTAAAAGAAGGCACCAATACAAGAGCAGCCGAAGGTTAACTAGGTAGCTAGTCCTGTTGAATTTGAAGTCAAAAGGTAGGCAGGTACGCAGTTTGCCATGCATGTAAGAAGTTTTTCTTGCAGTAACAAGGTTAGCTCGAAGAAAACTTGGAGAATGCCTTACCTTAGCACATCAGCAGTATGTCCAGACTGAAATTCTCCTCCGAACACGGAAGTTCTAATGCCCGTTGTAATATCCCACAAAACACATGTCTGGTCGCCAGAACTTGTTATCAGGTGGGTATCCTCATCTGGAACATACTGACAGGATGATACATAGCCCTTATGCCCGCTAAGCATTCTCGATACAGGTAGATTCCCATCCTTATCAGTTGGTGAATTCAGGTTAAAAATTGAGCAAACACTATCAAGACCGCCACAAGCAACAGATTGTCCGGTAGGAGAGAAAGCACATGTCATCACCCACGCACAAGGTAGCTTTATGGCATGAGTTTTCTGACTTGTTAGAGCATTCCACACTATTAATCGCCCATCTTGAGAAGCACTTACTATTCTATTCCTTTCaggggtccaatccaacgaatATACCTGCAAGTGTCACGGGTATTAAAACTCTATTTGAAACCCATTGTTTAGCACTCATGCCAAATTACAATTAACATGCGATCAATACAACATAATCACCCTTTAGTCTGCAGATCTTACGCATCATCTCCTCATTTCATTGCTTCAAAATACCTATGCAAACCTTCATAATTTCGCTTGCACTCTGTTCATTAAGAGGGATGGAAAGGGTAAAGGGGAGGAATTGAGAGTAGAAAGGAGGGATATTAACCCGTCTATCTACTTGTTGGGATAACAAGAGAGGAAAGGATGGATTGCGAAACAGAAAGGAAATTCGGGACCCTTCCCTTCCTTTCTTGGGTCTCCATCCAACAAACTAGCTTAGAAAGCATCTCATTCCTCCTCCTCAATCCACCCCCCTCATCCTTCCTAACAAACAGAgcattgaataaaatgttgatgTTCTAACTCTCAGCTTTTTCGATAAATCAATTGACAACTTCTAATTTCTCCCATTCAAAGGGCCTCTCTAACAAACCAAACTATCTGTTTCTTGGGTGCTCTCTGTCCATAATATGCATTAACTTTTTCTcgtttaataataaattcatccAGATGAATATTTCTTGCCCTTTCATAAACACGCCCCcattacaaaagagagagcaaaagatcttaaaagtaataataagtCACCCAATCTTCACTAGACTTCGTTTTTGGAAGCCAAGCCAAAAATAGGGACCCTCTGTTTTCCATAACATTCCTTCGCCTAAGTTAGTGGCAGATAACAAATTCTGCATAAACTATATCGCATCt
The DNA window shown above is from Populus trichocarpa isolate Nisqually-1 chromosome 4, P.trichocarpa_v4.1, whole genome shotgun sequence and carries:
- the LOC7469987 gene encoding guanine nucleotide-binding protein subunit beta-2, coding for MSVSELKERHVAATETVNSLRERLKQKRLLLLDTDMARYARAQERSPVSFGPTDLVCCRTLQGHTGKVYSLDWTPERNRIVSASQDGRLIVWNALTSQKTHAIKLPCAWVMTCAFSPTGQSVACGGLDSVCSIFNLNSPTDKDGNLPVSRMLSGHKGYVSSCQYVPDEDTHLITSSGDQTCVLWDITTGIRTSVFGGEFQSGHTADVLSVSINGSNSRMFVSGSCDSTARLWDTRVASRAVRTFHGHEGDVNAVKFFPDGNRFGTGSDDGTCRLFDIRTGHQLQVYYHQHGDTEIPHVTSIAFSISGRLLFAGYSNGDCYVWDTLLAEAVLNLGSLQNSHEGRITCLGLSADGSALCTGSWDTNLKIWAFGGHRQVI